The Algoriphagus halophilus sequence CTGCCGGAAATATTACGGAAATCCACTGTACTGCTGATTTGGATTCTCGATCTGGAAGTGGTACCGAAGCGAGTACCAGAAAAGTAAAAGGAACCTTGCATTGGGTTTCGATTCAACATGCCATTAAAGCAGAAGTTCGTGAATACGATCGTTTGTTTTTGGATGAAGCTCCAGATAGTCATGAAGACAAGAATTTTATGGAGTTTGTCAACCCTAACTCCTTAAACGTAATCAAAGAAGCATATTTGGAACCGTACTTGAAAGATGCCAGCTTAAGTGATAAGTTCCAATTCCAACGTTTGGGCTACTTTACACTTGATAAAGACAGTAAAGCAGAGCAATTGGTATTTAATAAAACAGTGGGTTTGAGAGATTCTTGGGCCAAGCAAAATGCTACTCCGGCACCTCAATCAACTCAACCGGCCAAACAAGCTAATCCCAATGCCGGTCAAGCACAAGGTCAACGTTCGGCTATTAATGAAATTCAGAAAATAGCGAAAAAATACACCAATCTCTCTGGCGATAAACTGGCTGCTGCCAGAGCAGATATCGCTAAACTTGCTGAGCAGGTAACTTATGAAGAATTGGAGCCTTTGTTTGGAACTGCCGCAAAAAAAGTGGGAACCCGCATCGGAGCGATGATTACATTAGGCGTTCTGTTACACAAAGGTCAAGAAAGAAATAAGGAGATTGATGCCTTTATTGCTGCTGGGCTTGCAGATGGAAATGAGCAATTGGTAGAGGAAGCTAAGGCTGTAGACAATGGAAGCAATCAGTAATCAGTTTACAATACTCCATTAGAAAATGCTCGCTGATTTTTTTCAGCGAGCATTTTTATTGAAAAGCTGTTGAATAAATACCCTTTTCCGGCGAAATATTTTTTGAATATCAATTCTTCTAAATGTGGGATTTAAGTAAAAAGTCTTTTCAATTCATCCCGTTTCATCCGGGCAATGGGTACCTGGCTCCCATCATCCATCAAAAAATACCCGCCTTCAGTCTTTACATATTTTCGAACATGTTTCATATTGACCAAGTGTGATTGGTGCGTACGGTAAAAACGTTGGTCTTTCAATAACTTTTCAAAATGCCCCAGATTCCCAGAAAGTAATACCGGGGGTTCATTTTCCATGAAAACTTTGGTATAGTTTGCCTCTGCTTGTAAACGGATAATGTCACTCACCCTGGCAAAAATGACTTCATCCTGAGTAGCTAGTGCAATTCTCCGATCTTGGTCATGACTTAAGTTATAGGATAACAAGTCAATTTTTTCTTGTTGCCCTATTTGTTCCTCCAACTTCTCTACTGCATGGATCAATTCCTTCGGGTCAACTGGTTTCAGCAAATAATCCAATGCACTGTACTTGATGGCTCTTAGGGCATAGGAATCATAAGCAGTAACAAAGATGATTTTAAAGTCAATACCTCCTGCTTCATTGAGAAAATCAAACCCACTTCCCCCCGGCATTTCAATATCTAAGAACACCACGTCTGGTTTCGTTAACTGGATTTTATCCAAGGCTTCTGTTGCAGAAGCTGCTTGATCTATAAACCCTATTCCTGGACAATGCTGTTCCAGCAATCGTGTTAGTAATTCACGATTGCCTTCCTCATCATCGATCAATAATGCATGGTATTTCATTATTCCAGAGGTAGTTTTATTCGAACTTGGACTCCAACCCCGTCTTCTCTGTTTTTGATTTCGACAGATGCCTCACCCGCATATAAATTATTTAAATTTCGGATTCTTTCCTCACTCAAATGCAATCCTGAAGAAGCAGTAGTTGGTTTTGATAAGCCTGATCCATTATCCAAAATATCTATAAGTAGCAAATGATCTTGTTGCTGAATATCAATTTGAATAACTCCATTTTTACCCATTCCTGCAACTCCATGTTTTACTGCATTTTCTACATAGGGTTGAAGAAGCATCACAGGAACCAATTGATGGAGTGATACCCGTTCAGAAATTTGGATTCGACTTGTAAATGAGAAGCGAAGTTGCTCCAGTTCCAGGTAGAGTTGAGTAAGGTTTAATTCCTGTTCCAATTCATGAAACTGGCTGTTCGAAGCAGATAAGACTTCCCGTAAGAGCCTGGACAATTTTGTGATGTAAGTATTCGCAGCTTCATTCTTTTGCTGACTCACTAAGTTTTGAATGGAACTCAAAGCATTAAACAAAAAATGAGGATTCAGTTGTGCTCGGATTGCTTTTAATTCTGCTTCTGTCAATTGCTTAGCCCATTCGAGTTGCTGTTTTTGTTTCTCTTGTTTGTTTCTATATGCAATGAATAAAATACCTCCTATCAAGATTACTACTAGGACTGAAGCACCGATCAGGGTTGGAGTCTCCAGCCACCATGGCTTTAGGATTGTGAATGGATATCTAAGTGATAATTCTTCAGAAGCACCTTCAAATGGTTGGACATAAAAGATATAATCACCTGGAGAAAGATCTTCATATAGAAAAAGGGCAAATGGATTTTCCGGGTCATATCCCTGTAGACTTTCATGAAAACCAATTAGTTGAACCTTTGCATCTTCAGTTAATTGATCTACCACAAAGTAAAGTCCATTATCCTTGTAGGGGAATGATGGATTAACGGGCAATCCCCTCTCATTCAGTTCATCCACATACTCTACATCTGACCAATTGTATTGGGAAGAATCGGGATACGATGAAAAGATGTTTTGAAACTGATAGGCGACAAAGTTGCTAAAGTATTCCCCAGGATAAAGATCAGATAGTTCCAAAGAGGAATATTCGACTTTCCATGTGATGGCCAGCGTATCTCCTACTTGTTCATCAATAAATACATAGCTCTGCTCGGATCCGGGAGAAGAACTCATGCTGAACCCATTCATTTTTACTTCTGGTCTATTGATGTACTGAAGTTTGTTATTGACGACTAAAGCGATGTCGGTGGATTGGATAGAATCTGTATTGATGCCGAGTGAACTACCATCAGGAATAATCAAATTGATGGGTAAGTTGGTTTCAGGCTCAAAGCCATCACATAGGCTATCAATTGGATAGTTTATTTGATCCTTGTAAACCCGGATTCCTACTTTAAGTTTTCCTTTTTCTACAAAGTGTACTTGTGCTTGCAAGCTGAAAGCATGTAGTAATAAATAGATGCTAAAGAGTAATTTTTTCATTTTTGGATCGTGTGTTATCCACATAGACAGCTTCTTGGAACCTGCACTTCTGTGAAAATATGGTTTTTATTTTAATTTGGATTTGAGTAATAATTCCTGCCCGTAGATGGATTGCTGGATAGGAATTGAAAGGGAAGCATATAGATCTAAATAATCTTCAGGAGTCAATTGATCAACGAGTAGGCAAAAATTCGGGAGTAAGGCGGCAACCATTTGCTCCTTATGCCTTTTTACATACTCTTTTAAAAGGGCTTTCCGGTCTACTTGGGTTATCTGGTTTAATTTTTTAGCAATTATTCCAGTGGTAGAAAGGTCTCCAGATTCCTTCGATCGGTCATAGATCTCTTTTAAATCATCCCAATGCTTCAGGAGCGCTTTGTCCTCTTCCAGGTAGGATTTCAGAATGGTATTGGATGAGGAACCGATTACCCGTATGCTATCAAAATGAGCTGTTTCTCCTGCAATCAAGAGGTTAGAATTCTCCAGCATAAATTCAGTCAGCTTTCTATTCGTACCATCTTCAGTCAGGTAAATTATCTGAACAAAATAGGGGAACTCAGCTTTTCCAGAGAATTGAAAATCACCGTTAAAGGCAGGGATTTTTTCAAATCTTGGTGCAGAAGGTGTATCAAAATGCAGCACTGACAATGAATCTGCTTGAAGGCCCTGAACCTTACCTTTCACCTGAAATCCAGATTGTCCATAACTAATAGCTCCGAATAATAGAAGTAGGACTGTTGCCAACAATAATTTGAAAGTATTCATCTTTTTTTTCTTCAAATCTGGCTGATCTCATCGGCCCATGTATTAATGAATGTAGATTACTGAGGTATGGATGTATATTCGGACATACGCATTAGGTTTGGTAATGAAATGGGGCTAGATCTTAGGGTTTGCTTATATTTAACTGAACATCAGTAATTTGTGGTGAATTAATCTAAGGGATGAAATCGAATTCACATTTTCAGGGAAAAGTAATTTGGATTACCGGAGCATCATCCGGGATTGGGGAAGAGATGTGTTATCAATTTTCAAAGCTGGGGGCTCAATTGATTATTTCAGCTAGAAATGTAGGGAAGTTGAAGAGAGTCAATGCCCAACTGCCTAGAAATCCTGGTTCGGCAAAAGTCCTTCCTCTTGATTTAGAAAAACTACCTGAACTTCCAGAAAAGGTTCAAAAGGCCCTGTCCTATTTTGGACGTGTGGATATTCTTGTGAACAATGCTGGTATAGCAGTCCGGGATTTTGTAAGAAATACTGCTTTGGAAATTGATCAAAAACTAATGAATATCAATTATTTAGGTCCTATCACCTTAAGCAAATTATTATTACCCCAATTTAAAAAACAAGGCAAGGGACAGATGGTGGTAATCAGTAGTTTATCCGGGAAATATGGCGTTCCTAAATTAGCTGCATATGCTGCTCCCAAACATGCTTTGCATGGTTTTTATGAATCATTTAGAAGTGAGTTAGTGGATTCTGGTATTGGAATTACGTTGATTATCCCTGGAATTATTCAGACAGAAATCACAGCTCATGCTGTATTAGGGCAAGGAGAAAATTATGGAAAAGTGGAAATGGCTTTTAAAAATGCCTATCCAGTAGAAAAGGCAGTCAAGAAAATGATTGGCGCTATTCAACAAGGCAAGGAGGAATTTTATGTGGGAGGTGCTGAAGGTTTTACGCTTTGGCTGAATCGCTTTTCACCATGGTTGCTACGAAGATTTATTAGAAATCATCCGTTGAAAAAAATAAGGACTTTCAAAAGGAAGTTAGGGATAGGAA is a genomic window containing:
- a CDS encoding DUF4369 domain-containing protein produces the protein MNTFKLLLATVLLLLFGAISYGQSGFQVKGKVQGLQADSLSVLHFDTPSAPRFEKIPAFNGDFQFSGKAEFPYFVQIIYLTEDGTNRKLTEFMLENSNLLIAGETAHFDSIRVIGSSSNTILKSYLEEDKALLKHWDDLKEIYDRSKESGDLSTTGIIAKKLNQITQVDRKALLKEYVKRHKEQMVAALLPNFCLLVDQLTPEDYLDLYASLSIPIQQSIYGQELLLKSKLK
- a CDS encoding LytR/AlgR family response regulator transcription factor; the protein is MKYHALLIDDEEGNRELLTRLLEQHCPGIGFIDQAASATEALDKIQLTKPDVVFLDIEMPGGSGFDFLNEAGGIDFKIIFVTAYDSYALRAIKYSALDYLLKPVDPKELIHAVEKLEEQIGQQEKIDLLSYNLSHDQDRRIALATQDEVIFARVSDIIRLQAEANYTKVFMENEPPVLLSGNLGHFEKLLKDQRFYRTHQSHLVNMKHVRKYVKTEGGYFLMDDGSQVPIARMKRDELKRLFT
- a CDS encoding sensor histidine kinase, with product MKKLLFSIYLLLHAFSLQAQVHFVEKGKLKVGIRVYKDQINYPIDSLCDGFEPETNLPINLIIPDGSSLGINTDSIQSTDIALVVNNKLQYINRPEVKMNGFSMSSSPGSEQSYVFIDEQVGDTLAITWKVEYSSLELSDLYPGEYFSNFVAYQFQNIFSSYPDSSQYNWSDVEYVDELNERGLPVNPSFPYKDNGLYFVVDQLTEDAKVQLIGFHESLQGYDPENPFALFLYEDLSPGDYIFYVQPFEGASEELSLRYPFTILKPWWLETPTLIGASVLVVILIGGILFIAYRNKQEKQKQQLEWAKQLTEAELKAIRAQLNPHFLFNALSSIQNLVSQQKNEAANTYITKLSRLLREVLSASNSQFHELEQELNLTQLYLELEQLRFSFTSRIQISERVSLHQLVPVMLLQPYVENAVKHGVAGMGKNGVIQIDIQQQDHLLLIDILDNGSGLSKPTTASSGLHLSEERIRNLNNLYAGEASVEIKNREDGVGVQVRIKLPLE
- a CDS encoding SDR family oxidoreductase: MKSNSHFQGKVIWITGASSGIGEEMCYQFSKLGAQLIISARNVGKLKRVNAQLPRNPGSAKVLPLDLEKLPELPEKVQKALSYFGRVDILVNNAGIAVRDFVRNTALEIDQKLMNINYLGPITLSKLLLPQFKKQGKGQMVVISSLSGKYGVPKLAAYAAPKHALHGFYESFRSELVDSGIGITLIIPGIIQTEITAHAVLGQGENYGKVEMAFKNAYPVEKAVKKMIGAIQQGKEEFYVGGAEGFTLWLNRFSPWLLRRFIRNHPLKKIRTFKRKLGIGK